The following DNA comes from Mya arenaria isolate MELC-2E11 chromosome 11, ASM2691426v1.
ATGTCCTTGCATACAAGTGTGCCAGACTACCTGATGAATGTCAAATCCTGTTTCAAAGACCACGTCCTGGACACTGGCCGAATCCTGACATACTAGAAAGGGCCAGACAGACTGGGGTGTTCCTTGTGCCACAGGGATACACTGAGTCTCCTTCGAGGCCATCCAAGTGTCGTTCTACCGCACTGCATGTTACACAGTATGACCTATACTATCCCAAATCTAAATTGGAATGGAGATTGTCTACATCAATGATGGAGAGGATTTGGGTTTTTGACTTCAACATTATTCAACATAAAGTGTACGTACTCCttaaaatgttaagaaaatccTTCTTACAGCCAATTGTTGGAGATCGCTTTAGTACATTTCACATGAAGACTTGCATGTTTTTCACCATCGAGACATACCCACCAGATATATGGAGGGAGGACAACCTTGTACAATGTGTGATCTACTGCCTGACTACACTCAAAAGGTGGTTAAAGATTAAATACTGTCCACACTACACAATAGCCGGAGTTAATCTTTTTACTGGAAAGCTGTTCCAGTACGAGCAAAATATTATTGCCAAAACAGTGACCAACATGTTAACCTCGAATCTGCAATGCtgtcattttattgaaatggattCACTTGGGGCAAAAGTTATGGCATTGCAACTAGGTATTGTaataagtgaaaacaaatccAAGAATATTATAAACCAAACTACTAGTATAACATCAAATCTGTGTTACGAGTTTATTGGAAACTGTCAAGCTAATGTTTTGCTTCTGATGGATAAAACAAACAGTTGGGATCTTCAACAGTTTGAACAAGCCAACTTACAGTATATCACTACACTACTCAACATTTCTGATCAAGGAACTGCATTGCAACAAGAATCAGCCACTTTTCCTCTTGCATGTCTTACAAGCAATCTTGCCTCTGCCCTGGCCTCTAGATGCATCTACTTGGGACAACCAATTACACAGGACATTCTCAACCTGTACAGACTATCCTTTGACTCTGATCTGCTATCCACTAAACTGAAGTTTGCTTCCATGTTATACCGCAGTGGACAGTATGAGGCAGCAGAAAACTGTCTGAGCTACTGAAAGGGACTGATTGGGCCAGATGTGTTGCAATATTGCGATTGTTCAGGAAGAAATAgacatatgaaaacaaataagcTTTGCCTTGAAAATAGCTTGAATAAATCCAACATggaaatgatgaaaaaacacATCACTCCTTGTGTTCATTTCTCAAGACATGAAATGTGTTGCATCCCGGATTTATTGGTATTTGAAATGTTCAGGACAATAACTGAGGAGGACAGGCAGCAGAGGTGCCCAGAAGATCTCTACAAGTGGATGGACATGGCTGCAGTAGACTGTATACCTTTTCTCCACTATCTCACATACAGCAAGCTCAATCAGCACATAAGAAAACTTGAGGCAATTGAAAAGCTTCAAATGTACATATCATGCAACGCTAAACATGGTCACTTTGACACCGCATTGAATATGCTTGGTGATTGTAAGGAACTTGAACATTCGCGGGAAGGGGCCTTGAGTTGTTACCAAGATTCATTGCAACTGTACCCAACAAATAATGCTGCCAACTGGCATATTTATAGACTTCACCAGCTagtatataatgaaataatagtTGGTAGTTGTATATAAATTCatcaattaacaattaaatgaatGAGAGTCGATTTTGAGTAACTGACCTGTCAAAATTTAATAACGCAACTCTGCGTATTTGAAGACAGTCAGCTACGCGACTGGACTATCCATCTATGTGTATAAGtcttaaaaatataagaaatagaAACTATTGAGCTGTAAATGATTATTCTTTAACCTGTCGTATTTACAAATTGCACATTTTCATACTGTTTTATAAGATACAAAAACTTTGGTTAGTTTCACAGATTTGCATTGCTCATGAATGACCTATCGAAGAAGATTtgttgcataccggacgtgtgtttctggtcatgtgaccagtgctgtaAAAACCCATAACCCTTACACCCctatgtaagatgagtcacgcgcaacaaagCCACACATcttatttattgtatggtttaggaaaagtatattatgccatttcaataaagcgcaatcaaatatataagtgtgcaagaattttaattaaaattgaaaataaatagtaGTGAAAACGCTGTTTTTAGAGCAACTATTTAACGTCAATAGCGACTGTACCATATGACGTCAGTTAACAACGTCGTACGCGCGTTTTGGTTAAATGTACAAaggtgcgttttctacgtcaaattttccacaaattgatcattttagatatgcaagaacaAAATAGCAATAATGTTTTCCGGTCCGAATCGAAAAATACGACCCTCGGGTACGCTGCTTGGCTTACAAgcgtgccctcgggtcagaTGTTTCTAttcgtaccggaaacacatgatggATACTTACtgaaacacaaatgtaaatcaACACGATAACATGAATATGAATACTTAAAAGacattttatcagatttatgtttaaccttatttttgttatacactGCTCACATGCGATTTCATTTCAGTTCAGGCATACATACACAGTTTTCATTCTAGTATTTAAAGGAACTAGACATCTGAAAATACAATTGCATACTCTATGACCGATCGCCATGTGTATATGGAAAACATACAATTTATCAATGATCACGGTTTATTTTgacatatatcattgtatcGTGCGGGGAccatttaaaacttaataaactTGTTCTATTGTTCTAGTATTTCTTAAATTGTGGAAGTACCATTGTTAAAGTATAGCTTTGAGGTGAAAACATACATTACAGAGCATACAACTCTTTTACGATATCGTCACAACTGATGATCAGAGTGATATGTCTAAAACTGTGGGAAAAGTTTCATATAAAACTTGCATGTCGGAACAGATTGTTAAAGgcattatattgaaaatgttactAAAAGTAGGCGGAAGATCAAGACCAATACGTCGGCAATACTATACCCCAATTCCACCAGGCAGTTCAGCCGTCAATGGTTCTTTAAATTATTGCATGCCAGTCCCCGAGAACCCTCGACGTCAGAACAATATGCGAATCTCTTCTTGCCGCTAAAGGTTCCTACTTAATTCAATTCCACCAAGTGTTTGCTGAGAAACTGCCTGGACTTGCCTTATGTTAGTGTcctatatgttttatttaaagttcatAACTCCTTGACAAATGACCATGGTAATCTGCGCACAATCCTTTATTACGGAATGTTCCTGTGATATTTGATTTGAAGAAGACTGTCATGACGCAGACCTTTTAATGGAGTATGAACAAACAGGgatcaaataataaacaaattcaaaagCCAGGTGCTGAATGTGATATAACCTAAACACAGTTAAATATGTTCACCATGAGAACATGCATGTCACACTGTAGACAGGTTTCacgaaaaatataaaatgggaAAATGTTTCCCTATTGCAATCTTTAACACccaattaaacaataatattagcAATCAAATCAAGTAGCCATTACGTCCTtgcttttttgtcatttttgtgtGTTGAAATAACAATCACACTTTGGGGACAATAATCAAAATCACCAGTTATTTTCGGATATTTCGTTTCTATATCTCGCATTACATGTAACAACCTTATCATTGTTGGTGTTGGGTCGATGAAGAAATACAAGAACGCGAAAACTGTTTCTTTGGAAACTTGTTCAACAAGCcaactttaaattaaatggcAGACAGCCATTCAATGTGACGCACATGTAAGTGGCCGGGGGTGATATTTAGTTCATTGTTAGCTGATTCTGAACAAAATGTATGGCAGTGCCCATGGCGTGTAATATCTAAAGGCAATATTCACGCCATATGattattttcagtttcaaatcTTATATTAAGTGCAGCacaacaataaataaaccatAGAAACCCTTTCTGATCAGcatggtatatatatttaacaaaaaagaagTCGGATTTATATGAAAGTTTATTGTTCAATACTCCATAACAAAAATTCCTCTGTTTGACAAAAATGCTTAGGAAAAATATGCCCCATTCATAATTGCCTACATGTATATGCTAATAATCGTCCTCTATATAGTTGCCAAACTGTGAAGATTACAATATGTCAGAAACCTACGTTTATCAGTTGTGATTGCAGGTTTCTCACAAACTGttctaaatttattaaatgaacgAAGCACTTGTTTGGTCCTTTGATAAACTCATGTATATCATGCCTCCAGTAATgtccaaacataattatacagacATGCTAGCGTTCCTCCAATAAACGGTCGTAAGATGTTCTATATGCGAGCCTCAGGATTATACTGCACTATCAATTTCTGATGTGAGACTACTGCCTGCAGTTCTGAGCGCTAAACTCGGATGTATAAGGCAAAACAGTCATATTGGCCTTGCCTCCCTCAGAGGTATAAGGTTAAACAGTCCAATCAATGTCGCCTCCCTGAGTTTTTTTCACTCGCTCAAACATACTGCATGCGGGACTCTAGCTTCTTCTTGACATCCTCTGATTGTAGCTGTTCCAAGGTGAGCAATGACAGACCTAGTTGGTCCTCCTGAAAAAGCAATATATACTTCGCATATCTCGTGGGTCTCGCTCATTGT
Coding sequences within:
- the LOC128208518 gene encoding uncharacterized protein LOC128208518, which translates into the protein MDRGDLRMMSLLLSRVLEDIGVSSYIIFRRRRTWLEIDTHNSMLCTMNGKQITHFTFGSQSEGTTTPGMQSDVDSLRCLNSVHVILDLDEWKQEDYNLLVKTTEQSPPQHCWLQRLRTDLPLPVTHAMLRNDIECEGIVLHSNAVVVNREHLRRFSLSDEIVRHGPSISWTEARDNVLAYKCARLPDECQILFQRPRPGHWPNPDILERARQTGVFLVPQGYTESPSRPSKCRSTALHVTQYDLYYPKSKLEWRLSTSMMERIWVFDFNIIQHKVYVLLKMLRKSFLQPIVGDRFSTFHMKTCMFFTIETYPPDIWREDNLVQCVIYCLTTLKRWLKIKYCPHYTIAGVNLFTGKLFQYEQNIIAKTVTNMLTSNLQCCHFIEMDSLGAKVMALQLGIVISENKSKNIINQTTSITSNLCYEFIGNCQANVLLLMDKTNSWDLQQFEQANLQYITTLLNISDQGTALQQESATFPLACLTSNLASALASRCIYLGQPITQDILNLYRLSFDSDLLSTKLKFASMLYRSGQYEAAENCLSY